One Cedecea neteri DNA segment encodes these proteins:
- the yhcN gene encoding peroxide/acid stress response protein YhcN — protein MNMKATLVTASLLSALSFGVFAADSINAQQAQNRQSLGTVSVDDIGSSPMDMHEMLNQKAEQNGASAYRVIEARTGGHWHATAELYK, from the coding sequence ATGAACATGAAAGCCACTTTAGTTACCGCCAGCCTGCTCTCCGCTCTGTCATTCGGCGTTTTCGCCGCTGACTCTATCAACGCTCAGCAAGCGCAGAATCGCCAGTCACTGGGTACCGTTTCCGTCGATGACATCGGCAGTTCTCCGATGGATATGCACGAAATGCTGAACCAGAAAGCTGAGCAAAACGGCGCTTCCGCTTACCGCGTGATCGAAGCCCGCACCGGTGGACACTGGCACGCAACGGCAGAACTGTACAAATAA
- the aaeA gene encoding p-hydroxybenzoic acid efflux pump subunit AaeA: protein MKILTRNITRTAITLLLVLLAFIAIFRAWVFYTESPWTRDARFTADVVAIAPDVSGLITSVNVQDNQLVKKDQVLFTIDQPRYQKALEQAEADVAYYQALSSEKRREAGRRNSLGIQAMSREEIDQSNNSLQTVLHQLDKAQATRDLAKLDLQRTVIRAPADGWVTNLNVHTGEFINRGATSVALVKQNSFYILAYMEETKLEGIRPGYRVQITPLGSNRVLRGSVDSISAGVTNASSTSDSKGMATVDSNLEWVRLAQRVPVRIHLDEQMGNLYPAGTTATVVVTGEKDRKAENDSAFIKLMHRLREFG from the coding sequence GTGAAAATACTAACAAGAAACATAACCCGTACCGCTATCACGCTTTTGCTGGTGCTGCTGGCCTTCATCGCTATCTTTCGTGCGTGGGTGTTTTACACCGAATCCCCGTGGACACGAGACGCGCGTTTCACCGCCGACGTTGTTGCCATTGCGCCGGATGTGTCGGGGCTTATCACCAGCGTGAACGTTCAGGACAACCAGCTGGTGAAGAAAGACCAGGTCCTGTTCACCATCGACCAGCCGCGCTACCAGAAAGCGCTCGAACAGGCCGAAGCAGACGTGGCTTATTACCAGGCGCTGTCCTCTGAAAAGCGTCGTGAAGCCGGGCGGCGTAACTCCCTTGGCATTCAGGCCATGTCGCGCGAAGAGATTGATCAGTCCAACAACTCGCTGCAAACCGTACTTCATCAGTTAGATAAAGCCCAGGCGACGCGCGATCTGGCCAAACTCGACCTGCAGCGCACGGTCATTCGTGCCCCAGCGGACGGCTGGGTAACCAACCTTAACGTGCATACCGGGGAATTTATTAACCGCGGTGCGACCTCCGTAGCGTTGGTAAAACAGAATTCGTTCTACATTCTGGCCTACATGGAAGAGACTAAACTCGAGGGCATTCGCCCAGGCTATCGCGTACAGATCACGCCGCTCGGCAGCAACCGCGTGCTGCGCGGCAGCGTCGACAGCATCTCTGCCGGGGTGACAAACGCCAGCAGCACCAGCGATTCAAAAGGTATGGCAACGGTCGACTCCAACCTTGAGTGGGTGCGTCTTGCTCAGCGCGTGCCGGTCAGAATTCACCTTGATGAACAGATGGGCAATTTGTATCCCGCCGGGACTACCGCGACCGTTGTGGTCACCGGTGAAAAAGACCGTAAAGCGGAAAATGACTCGGCGTTTATCAAGCTGATGCATCGTCTGCGCGAGTTCGGTTAA
- the aaeB gene encoding p-hydroxybenzoic acid efflux pump subunit AaeB, with protein MYNISRLHVRFAIKLAFAIVLAVFVGFHFELETPRWAVLTAAIVAAGPAFAAGGEPYSGAIRYRGMLRIIGTFIGCAAALVIIITLIRAPVVMLLVCCIWAGFCTWISSLVRVENSYAWGLAGYTALIIVVTIQVAPLTTPQFAVERCSEIVIGIVCAIVADLLFSPRSIKQEIDRELDNLLVDQYRLMQLCIAHGDKEEVDKAWSGLVRKVTALNGMRANLNMESARWAKANRRLKAINTLSLTLITQACETFLIQNTRPEYVTPEFRQLFAAEVETADDVYKRMKVLRRAISVMGEKATPVTIGSWVSASTRYLLLKRGFISNSRVSAVEEEVLNGEAVVKVESAEGHHAMINFWRTTISCVLGSLFWLWTGWTSGSGAMVMIAVVTALAMRLPNPRMVSLDFLYGMLVALPLGAFYFLVVLPSTQQSMLLLCISLALLGFFMGIEVQKRRLGSMGALAGTINIIVLDNPMTFHFSSFLDSALGQIVGCFLAMMVILLIRDNSKERTGRTLLNQFVSAAVSALTTNNARRKENHLPALYQQLFLLLNMFPGDIDRYRLALTLIIAHQRLRDAPIPVNDDLSAFHRQLRKTADKVISASSDDKRERYYERLLGELEIYQEKLRLWEAPRQVTEPVKRLADILHRYRHTLINA; from the coding sequence ATGTATAACATTTCCAGGCTGCATGTTCGCTTTGCGATAAAGCTCGCTTTCGCCATTGTGCTGGCGGTGTTTGTCGGTTTTCACTTTGAGCTGGAAACGCCGCGCTGGGCGGTGCTGACCGCCGCGATTGTGGCCGCCGGGCCTGCCTTTGCCGCTGGTGGGGAGCCTTATTCCGGGGCCATACGCTATCGCGGAATGCTGCGTATTATCGGGACGTTTATCGGCTGTGCGGCCGCGCTGGTAATCATTATCACGCTGATCCGTGCCCCGGTTGTGATGCTGCTGGTGTGTTGTATCTGGGCCGGATTCTGTACCTGGATCTCGTCACTTGTTCGCGTCGAAAACTCCTACGCCTGGGGCCTTGCGGGCTACACCGCGCTGATTATCGTGGTCACTATTCAGGTGGCTCCGCTGACTACGCCGCAGTTTGCCGTTGAACGCTGTAGCGAAATCGTTATCGGGATTGTGTGTGCCATCGTCGCCGACCTGCTGTTTTCTCCGCGTTCCATCAAGCAGGAGATTGACCGGGAACTGGATAACCTGCTGGTGGACCAATACCGCCTGATGCAGCTTTGCATCGCCCACGGTGATAAAGAAGAGGTGGATAAAGCCTGGAGCGGGCTGGTACGTAAAGTCACCGCGCTGAACGGTATGCGCGCCAACCTGAATATGGAATCCGCCCGCTGGGCGAAAGCCAACCGCCGCCTGAAAGCGATCAACACACTTTCGCTGACGCTGATCACTCAGGCCTGCGAAACATTCCTGATTCAAAACACCCGGCCTGAGTACGTCACGCCAGAATTCCGCCAGCTTTTTGCCGCCGAAGTGGAAACCGCCGACGACGTTTATAAACGGATGAAAGTGCTGCGCAGGGCGATTTCCGTGATGGGTGAAAAGGCCACGCCGGTAACCATCGGCTCCTGGGTTTCCGCCTCTACCCGCTATCTGTTGTTGAAGCGCGGTTTTATCAGTAATAGCCGCGTGAGCGCGGTTGAAGAAGAGGTATTGAACGGCGAAGCGGTGGTTAAGGTGGAATCCGCCGAAGGCCACCACGCGATGATTAACTTCTGGCGCACGACGATTTCCTGCGTGCTTGGAAGCCTGTTCTGGCTGTGGACCGGCTGGACATCCGGTAGCGGAGCAATGGTGATGATTGCGGTGGTGACAGCGCTGGCGATGCGCCTGCCTAACCCGCGCATGGTTTCGCTCGACTTCCTGTATGGCATGTTGGTAGCGCTGCCGCTGGGCGCGTTCTACTTCCTTGTGGTGCTGCCGTCCACGCAGCAGAGTATGCTGTTGCTGTGTATCAGCCTTGCCCTGCTGGGCTTCTTTATGGGCATTGAGGTACAGAAGCGGCGGCTGGGTTCTATGGGGGCGCTGGCCGGGACGATAAACATCATCGTGCTGGATAACCCGATGACTTTCCATTTCAGCAGCTTCCTCGACAGCGCGCTGGGGCAGATCGTTGGCTGTTTCCTGGCCATGATGGTGATCCTGCTGATCCGTGATAATTCGAAAGAGCGCACGGGCCGCACGCTGCTGAACCAGTTTGTATCGGCTGCGGTATCGGCGCTAACGACCAATAACGCTCGGCGTAAAGAGAACCACCTTCCGGCGCTGTACCAGCAGCTGTTTTTACTGCTCAACATGTTCCCAGGCGACATAGATCGTTATCGCCTTGCGCTGACGCTTATCATCGCGCATCAGCGCCTGCGCGATGCACCTATCCCGGTGAATGACGATCTCTCCGCCTTCCACCGGCAATTGCGCAAAACGGCGGATAAGGTGATTTCTGCCAGCAGCGATGATAAGCGAGAGCGCTATTACGAAAGGCTTTTAGGCGAGCTTGAAATCTACCAGGAGAAGCTTCGCCTGTGGGAAGCGCCGCGGCAGGTAACAGAGCCGGTGAAGCGGCTGGCGGACATTTTACACCGCTACCGGCACACGTTGATTAACGCCTGA
- a CDS encoding barstar family protein yields MKKFTFDFNHIDDNLAFYRQFAEQLALRKEQVHDLDSLWDVVTASMLPLPVEIEFAHLPESKRRRFGALILLFDEAEEELEGQLRFNIHG; encoded by the coding sequence ATGAAAAAATTTACTTTTGATTTTAACCACATCGACGACAACCTGGCTTTCTATCGCCAGTTTGCGGAGCAACTCGCGCTACGCAAGGAGCAGGTTCACGATCTGGATAGCCTGTGGGACGTGGTCACGGCGTCCATGTTACCGCTGCCCGTGGAGATCGAGTTTGCGCATCTGCCGGAAAGCAAGCGGCGCAGGTTCGGGGCGCTCATTTTGCTCTTTGACGAGGCAGAAGAAGAACTGGAAGGCCAGCTCCGTTTTAACATTCACGGCTAA
- the aaeX gene encoding p-hydroxybenzoic acid efflux pump operon protein AaeX translates to MSLFPVIVIFGLSFPPIFFELILSLAAFWLARRLLTPTGIYDFVWHPALFNTALYCCLFYLISRLFV, encoded by the coding sequence ATGAGTCTATTTCCGGTTATCGTAATATTCGGTCTTTCGTTTCCGCCGATATTCTTCGAATTAATTCTGTCGCTCGCCGCGTTCTGGCTGGCGCGTCGGTTGCTGACCCCAACCGGCATCTATGATTTTGTCTGGCACCCTGCATTATTCAATACAGCGCTCTATTGCTGCCTTTTTTATCTGATTTCGCGTTTGTTCGTTTGA
- a CDS encoding NAD-dependent succinate-semialdehyde dehydrogenase gives MTNQTLQQSELFKTGYLVAGKWHPLEDTFDVLNPATGERVAKVARAGKRETEAAIEAASKAFPAWRAKTAKQRSEILYRWFELMLANKSWLARLMTLEQGKPLKEAEGEVDYAASFIQWFAEQAKRANGEIIPPVKPGSRILATREPVGVVAAITPWNFPMAMLTRKLGPALAAGCTGVIKPANNTPLSAFALLELAKQAGVPDGVLNAVAGKTQEISDAIMASHQVRKISFTGSTAVGKTLMRNAAETMKKVSMELGGNAPYIVFDDADIDAAVKGAIANKFRNAGQVCVSVNRFFIQQNVYDSFVNKLAAEVEKLKVGNGLEEGVIVGPLIEQSAVDKVREHVDDALAKGGKALVGGKPHVLGGNFWQPTVIINANDDMKLAREETFGPLAACFRFETEEEVIERANNTPFGLAAYFYTQNLQRVFRVSQALESGMVGINECAVSTELGPFGGVKESGLGREGSVLGLDEFLEVKTLHIGGL, from the coding sequence ATGACGAATCAGACACTCCAGCAAAGTGAGCTCTTTAAAACCGGTTATCTGGTCGCAGGTAAGTGGCATCCGCTTGAAGACACTTTTGATGTGCTGAATCCTGCGACGGGAGAAAGAGTGGCTAAAGTGGCAAGAGCGGGTAAACGAGAAACCGAAGCCGCGATTGAGGCCGCCAGCAAAGCTTTCCCCGCCTGGCGGGCGAAAACCGCTAAACAGCGATCTGAAATTCTCTACCGTTGGTTTGAACTGATGCTGGCTAACAAAAGCTGGCTCGCCCGTTTAATGACCCTTGAGCAGGGGAAGCCGCTCAAAGAGGCTGAGGGTGAAGTGGATTACGCCGCGAGTTTCATTCAGTGGTTCGCTGAACAGGCCAAACGCGCCAACGGCGAGATCATTCCTCCGGTTAAGCCCGGCTCTCGCATTCTGGCCACGCGTGAACCCGTCGGCGTAGTCGCGGCAATCACGCCGTGGAATTTCCCCATGGCGATGCTGACCCGCAAACTCGGGCCCGCACTGGCCGCTGGCTGTACCGGGGTGATAAAGCCCGCGAATAACACTCCGCTTTCCGCTTTCGCTTTGCTGGAGCTGGCGAAGCAGGCTGGCGTGCCGGACGGCGTATTGAACGCCGTGGCCGGGAAAACCCAGGAAATCAGCGATGCCATTATGGCCAGCCATCAGGTGCGCAAAATCTCCTTCACGGGTTCGACGGCGGTGGGTAAAACGCTGATGCGTAACGCTGCGGAAACAATGAAGAAAGTGTCGATGGAGCTGGGGGGCAATGCGCCTTATATCGTGTTTGATGACGCGGATATCGATGCGGCAGTAAAAGGTGCCATTGCTAACAAATTCCGCAATGCCGGCCAGGTCTGCGTCAGCGTTAACCGCTTTTTCATCCAGCAAAATGTGTACGACAGTTTTGTGAATAAGCTTGCTGCAGAGGTCGAAAAGCTGAAGGTGGGCAACGGCCTGGAAGAGGGCGTGATTGTCGGGCCTCTGATTGAGCAATCTGCGGTCGATAAAGTGCGCGAGCATGTTGATGATGCGCTGGCGAAAGGCGGGAAAGCGCTTGTCGGCGGCAAGCCCCATGTGTTGGGCGGCAATTTCTGGCAACCCACCGTTATCATCAACGCTAACGATGATATGAAACTAGCCAGGGAAGAGACGTTTGGCCCTCTTGCGGCCTGCTTCCGCTTTGAAACGGAAGAAGAGGTCATCGAAAGAGCCAACAATACGCCATTTGGGCTGGCAGCCTATTTCTATACCCAGAATTTACAGCGCGTTTTCCGCGTCTCCCAGGCTCTGGAAAGCGGCATGGTTGGAATTAACGAATGCGCTGTTTCCACGGAACTCGGGCCTTTCGGCGGTGTGAAAGAGTCGGGGTTAGGGCGTGAAGGCTCCGTGCTGGGGCTGGATGAGTTCCTGGAAGTGAAAACGCTACATATCGGCGGGCTTTAG
- the aaeR gene encoding HTH-type transcriptional activator AaeR, with translation MERLKRMSVFAKVVELGSYTAAARQLQMSVSSISQIVSKLEDELQVKLLNRSTRSIGLTEAGKIYYQGCRKMLHEAQEVHEQLYAFNNTPIGTLRIGSSSTMAQNVLADMTAEMLREHPGLTVNLVTGIPAPDLIADGLDLVIRVGALQDSSLFSRRLGSMPMVVCAAKSYLQIHGSPEKPADLANHSWLEYSIRPDNEFELIAPEGISTRLLPQGRFVTNDPMTLSRWLKAGAGIGYAPLMWVIDEINSGQLEILFPRYQSDPRPVYALYTEKDKLPLKVQVCINYLTNYFVKVAELYQGVQGRNGKAKQTGRN, from the coding sequence ATGGAACGACTGAAACGTATGTCGGTGTTTGCCAAAGTCGTTGAACTTGGCTCCTACACCGCTGCCGCAAGGCAGCTACAAATGAGCGTCTCTTCCATCAGCCAGATCGTGTCCAAACTGGAAGATGAGCTTCAGGTTAAGCTGCTCAACCGCAGCACCCGCAGCATTGGCCTGACCGAAGCCGGCAAAATTTATTATCAGGGCTGCCGAAAAATGCTGCACGAAGCGCAGGAAGTCCACGAGCAGCTTTACGCCTTTAACAACACGCCTATCGGCACGCTGCGCATCGGCAGCTCTTCAACTATGGCACAGAATGTTCTCGCCGACATGACCGCCGAAATGCTGCGTGAACATCCCGGCCTGACCGTCAACCTGGTCACCGGCATACCGGCACCGGACCTGATTGCCGATGGGCTTGATTTGGTCATTCGCGTCGGCGCTTTGCAGGATTCGAGCCTGTTTTCCCGCAGGCTGGGGTCAATGCCAATGGTGGTTTGTGCCGCCAAAAGCTATCTGCAAATTCACGGCTCGCCGGAAAAACCGGCTGATTTGGCTAACCATTCGTGGCTGGAATACAGCATCAGGCCGGATAACGAATTTGAGCTGATTGCGCCCGAAGGGATTTCGACCCGCCTGCTGCCGCAAGGGCGTTTTGTGACCAACGATCCGATGACGCTCAGCCGCTGGCTGAAAGCCGGGGCGGGTATTGGCTATGCGCCGCTGATGTGGGTGATCGACGAGATCAATAGCGGGCAACTGGAGATCCTGTTCCCGCGCTATCAGTCCGATCCCCGTCCGGTGTACGCGCTGTACACCGAAAAAGACAAACTGCCGCTGAAGGTGCAGGTCTGCATTAACTATCTGACGAACTATTTTGTGAAGGTAGCGGAGCTTTATCAGGGCGTGCAGGGCAGGAACGGGAAGGCAAAACAAACGGGCCGGAACTAG
- the yhcN gene encoding peroxide/acid stress response protein YhcN has translation MKTKLTIAALSLLSVISLGANAAAHQINSEQAQGLQSMGSISVSQVGSAPMDMRQELSQKATEQGASAYRITEARSGDNWHATAELYK, from the coding sequence ATGAAAACCAAATTAACTATCGCCGCACTGAGCCTGCTGTCCGTTATCTCTTTAGGCGCTAACGCAGCCGCACACCAGATCAACAGCGAACAAGCTCAAGGCCTGCAATCCATGGGTTCCATTTCTGTAAGCCAGGTAGGCAGTGCGCCAATGGATATGCGTCAGGAATTGTCCCAGAAAGCCACAGAACAAGGTGCCTCTGCTTATCGTATTACCGAAGCCCGTAGCGGCGATAACTGGCACGCGACCGCAGAGCTGTACAAATAA
- the tldD gene encoding metalloprotease TldD, with the protein MSLNLVSEQLLSANGLTHQDLFSILGQLSERRLDYGDLYFQSSYHESWVLEDRIIKDGSWNIDQGVGVRAVSGEKTGFAYADQITLQALEQSAHAARSIVREQGDGRARTLGNVPHSALYTSADPLTSMTREEKLDILRRVDSVARAADARVQEVSASLTGVYELILVAATDGTLAADVRPLVRLSVSVQVEEDGKRERGASGGGGRFGYEYFLESVNGEVRADAWAKEAVRMAMVNLSAVAAPAGMLPVVLGAGWPGVLLHEAVGHGLEGDFNRRGTSVFSGQMGQLVASELCTVVDDGTMANRRGSVSIDDEGVPGQYNVLIENGILKGYMQDKLNARLMGVAPTGNGRRESYAHLPMPRMTNTYMLAGKSTPQEIIESVDYGIFAPNFGGGQVDITSGKFVFSTSEAYLIEKGKVTKAVKGATLIGSGIETMQQISMVGNDLALDNGVGVCGKEGQSLPVGVGQPTLKVDNLTVGGTA; encoded by the coding sequence ATGAGTCTTAACCTGGTAAGTGAGCAGTTGCTGTCTGCGAATGGCTTAACCCATCAAGATCTGTTTTCCATCCTCGGGCAGTTGTCCGAGCGCCGTCTTGACTACGGCGATCTCTATTTCCAGTCCAGCTATCATGAATCCTGGGTGCTGGAAGACCGCATTATTAAAGACGGTTCATGGAATATCGATCAGGGCGTTGGCGTTCGTGCGGTTAGCGGTGAGAAAACCGGGTTTGCCTATGCCGATCAAATTACTTTGCAGGCGCTGGAGCAAAGCGCTCATGCGGCTCGCAGCATCGTTCGTGAGCAGGGCGACGGGCGCGCACGTACGCTGGGTAACGTTCCGCACAGCGCGCTTTATACCAGCGCCGATCCGCTGACAAGTATGACGCGTGAAGAGAAGCTCGACATCCTGAGACGTGTGGACAGTGTTGCCCGCGCCGCGGATGCCCGCGTGCAGGAAGTTAGCGCCAGCCTGACCGGCGTGTATGAATTAATCCTGGTTGCGGCCACGGACGGGACGCTGGCAGCAGATGTTCGTCCTCTGGTGCGCCTGTCGGTTAGCGTTCAGGTTGAGGAAGACGGTAAGCGCGAGCGCGGTGCAAGCGGCGGCGGCGGTCGTTTTGGCTACGAGTATTTCCTGGAAAGCGTGAACGGCGAAGTGCGGGCGGATGCCTGGGCGAAAGAAGCCGTGCGCATGGCGATGGTGAATTTGTCCGCCGTTGCGGCCCCTGCAGGCATGCTGCCTGTAGTATTAGGCGCAGGCTGGCCAGGCGTGCTGCTGCACGAAGCTGTCGGTCACGGTCTGGAAGGCGACTTTAACCGTCGCGGTACTTCGGTCTTTAGCGGCCAGATGGGCCAACTGGTGGCCTCCGAACTCTGTACCGTGGTGGATGATGGCACGATGGCTAACCGCCGTGGTTCCGTCTCTATTGATGACGAAGGTGTGCCGGGTCAGTACAACGTGCTGATCGAAAACGGTATTCTTAAAGGCTATATGCAGGACAAGCTCAATGCTCGTCTGATGGGCGTGGCGCCTACCGGCAACGGTCGCCGCGAATCCTACGCGCATCTGCCGATGCCGCGTATGACCAACACCTACATGCTGGCCGGGAAATCCACGCCGCAGGAGATTATCGAGTCCGTGGATTACGGTATTTTCGCGCCAAACTTCGGCGGCGGTCAGGTAGACATTACCTCCGGCAAGTTTGTGTTCTCCACCTCAGAAGCTTACCTGATTGAAAAAGGGAAGGTGACCAAGGCGGTGAAAGGCGCCACGCTGATTGGGTCCGGCATCGAAACCATGCAGCAAATTTCGATGGTCGGGAATGATCTGGCGCTGGATAACGGCGTTGGCGTCTGCGGTAAAGAAGGCCAAAGCCTGCCGGTTGGCGTCGGCCAGCCAACCCTGAAGGTCGATAACCTGACCGTGGGCGGTACTGCCTGA